TCCATAGCACATTTGCTTTTATGGCACTTCAAGTGTTTTGGAAAGGTATTGCAGATCTATCTATAATAAGAGAGATTTTCCTCGTATTAGCAGCAATTACTTGCATACAGTTGTGTTATTTCTATTTAATACGTTGGCGATACTTATCACATATTCGGGCTATATAATTGAAAAACAACAGATGGCTAAAAATGGCTGTCTGTTGTTTTATTTTTCTAATTTCTATATAATAGATTTGGATGGAGAATGAATGACCATTCATTTTTATTCTTACAAAGGGGATGAGGAGATGAATTTAGTATCAGCAGTTTATAAGACATCCACAGAAAAAGCAGAAAAAGTAGCGTATCATTTTGGGGGAAAAGATACGACCTACGCAGAGTTCGAAGATTCAGTGTCTAAAATGGCAACTACATTAAAGGAATTAGGGGTTGAAAAAGGGGATCATGTAGCGTTCTTATTGGGCAATACACCTCATTTTGTTATTTCTTTATATGCAACCATGCGAATTGGAGCGACGGCTATACCAATCAATCCTCTTTATACGCCAGATGAAATTACATATATTATACGTAATGGTGATGTAAAAACAGTGATTGCATTAGATGCCTTACTGCCATTAGTGGAAACGTGTATCACCGTCTTTCCAGATGTACATTCGTATGTAGTATGTGAAACAAAACCTGATACAATTGAGAAAATGCAAACATTACCTCAAAATGTAAGAGAGAAAGTCTATTCTTTTACACAACTAATTGCAAAATCTGAACCAACAGTTAAACCAGAAGAAATTGATGAAAATGATACTGCCATTATTTTGTACACATCAGGTACTACTGGCCATCCAAAAGGTGCAATGTTAACGCATAAGAATTTATATTCAAATGCTCGAGATGTATCTGAATACCTACAATTTAATGCGAATGATCGTGTCATTACAACATTACCAGTTTTTCACGTATTTGCTCTAACAGTCGCAGTAAATGCACCTTTATTAACTTCAGCACAACTAATTATTTTACCAAGTTTTAGTCCAAAAGAAATTTTTAGAATTGGCAAAGAACTAAGACCAACTGTTTTTGCAGGTGTTCCGACAATGTTCAATTTCTTATATCAATTCCCTGAAGGTCATCCGGAAGATTTAAAATCATTACGTTTAGCTATTTCCGGAGGCTCTTCTATGCCGGTGGCATTATTGCATAATTTTGAAGAGAAATTTAATGTTAGAGTATCAGAAGGTTATGGGTTATCAGAGGCTTCACCTGTTACTTGTTTCAATCCTTTAGATCGAGATCGTAAGGCAGGGTCTATTGGTACAAATATTGTAAATGTAGTAAATAAAGTAGTTAACGAATTTGGGGAAGAGGTGCCAGTAGGTGAAGTTGGGGAACTAGTAGTAAAAGGACCCAACGTCATGAAAGGATACTATAAAATGCCTGAAGAAACAGCAGTTGCAATTCGTGATGGATGGTTATACACTGGAGATTTAGCTCGAATGGATGAAGAAGGTTATTTTTTCATTGTTGATCGTAAAAAAGATATGATTATTGTAGGTGGATATAATGTTTATCCACGTGAGGTCGAAGAAGTACTATACTCCAATCCAGGCGTGCTAGAAGCAGCGGTAGTTGGTATTCCTGATCCAAACCTTGGTGAGGAAGTACTTGCTTATGTTGTGTTAAAAGACAAATCAATTACAGTAGAAGATTTGCATGAATATTGTAAACAGCACTTAGTAAAATATAAATGTCCAAAGGAAATACTATTACTCGACGAATTACCAAAGAATACTACTGGCAAAATTTTACGACGTAATTTGAAAGACCAAGCTCTTTCTCGCGCGTAAGGTTGAGTTTTATAGAATAACAAGGAGATGTTCATTTAAATACTTTTGAACATCTCTATTTTTGTATACGAAATAATTTTATCAGGTGAGACCGATTCATACAGAGTAAATAATTACTAAAAAAAGTCTATTCACCATCCCAATGATGAATAGACTTTTTGATTTTTATGCTTTTTTATATTTTGCATAATATAAAATAACTAACGCTAGGATCCAAATTGGACCAACAATTAATGCAATTTGTGTATCTGGGAAAATCCCCATAAGGGCAACTACTAAAAGAAGGAAGACTATTGCTAAGTAGGAGCCAAATGGATACCAAAATGCTTTATAAGTAAGCTTAGAAACTTGTGTTTTAGTTAATGATTTACGGAATTTGAACTGACTGATTAATATAATCATCCAAGTCCAAATCGCACCAAATGTAGAGATGCTTGTTAACCAAGTAAATACTTTTTCAGCTACAAAGTAGTTTAATACGACACCTATTAAAAGTACAAATGTAGATGCTAGAATTGCTACTGTAGGTACGCCACCTCGTCCAACCTTTTTAAAGATAGCAGGTGCTTGATTTTGTTCAGCAAGGTTAAATAACATGCGGCCAGTGCTGAAAATTCCACTGTTACAGCTTGATAAAGCAGCAGTTAGAACGACAAAGTTGATAATGCCTGCTGCGTATCGTATACCGACTTGACTGAACATTAACACAAATGGACTATTGTTTGTATTGATTTCATTCCATGGATAGATGGACATAATAATTGTTAATGCACCAATATAGAATATCAAAATTCTCCAAAGTACTGTATCGATTGCATGAGGTATAACTTTTTTAGGGTTTTTTGCCTCACCAGCAGTAGTCCCAATCATTTCGACTCCAAGATATGCGAACATAACAATTGGTAAGGACATAAATATACCTTTTATACCATTTGGCATAAATCCACCATGACCCCATAAATTACTAAAGCCAACAGCTATACCATCATTACCGATCCCAAATAGGATGATCCCTAATCCAATAACAATCATTGCGATAATTGCAAAGATTTTAATGAAAGCAAACCAAAATTCAAATTCGCCAAATGTTTTTACTGCAATTAAATTGACGATTGTCATAACTATTAGCGCAATGAGCGCCCACAACCATTTAGGTGAACCTGGGAACCATAATTGCATGTATATTCCGACTGCTGTAATTTCAGCCATACATGTCACAATCCACAAAAACCAATAGTTCCATCCGGTTATAAATCCCGCGAGTGGTCCTAAATAATCTCTTGCATAGCGACTAAAGGATCCGGCGACAGGGTTTTCAACCGCCATTTCACCAAGTGCACGCATAATAATGAAAATTACGATACCACCAAGGGCATAAGCGATTAAAATAGCAGGACCAGCCAATTGGATTGCTCCTGCAGAACCTAGAAATAAACCGACTCCTATGGCAGCACCGAGCGACATTAGCGTGATATGTCGCGACTCCAACCCTCGTTGGAGCTGTGGTTTCTTGTTCATGACTAAAACTCCTTCGATGCTATAAAATTGTAACTTCATAATGGTACCACAAAATGCTAATAATAAAAATGGACATGTCGTACTAAATGAAAGAAATATTCTGAATGATTATTTTATATAACGTTTACGTTATGTATATGCTTAAGGTATAGTGAAATTACATTAGTTGTAAAATTAGAGAAAGGGAGTAAATAAGATGAAAAGAATCCTTGAGAAAGAAGATTTGTACAAATTAACTTCCATTTCATCGCCTGTGTTGTCACCAAATGGTCAAGAGGCAGTTGCAATTCGAACTATTATGGATCAGGGAAAGAATAAATACTTATCGTATTTAATCCATATTCATGTTGATACAAATGAAGTATCTCAATGGACATTCAGTGAAGAAAGAATTTCAGCACTTTCTTGGTCACCAGATGGAAATTTTGTTGCATTTTTATCTACAAGAGATAAACAAAAACAACTTTTTATACTATCCAAAAATGGTGGGGAAGCAAAACAAATTACCAAATTTGTGGATGGTGTGAATTCATACCTATGGGATCCAAGTAACGAAAAAATTTGGTTTTCTGCAAATGTTCAAGAGGGGAAAGAATTTACGGAAGCAAAAGAAGAGAAAAAAGATGAACTTCCTACGGCATATGTTGTAGAAGGTATGAGATATAAAATGAATGGTGTCGGATTAATTAAACGAAAAAGCTATAACCAAATCGGAGTCGTAAGTCTTGCAGATCTTCATGTATCTCGTTTTATAACGGATACATATAATTATAGTTTGCTATCTATTTCTCATGACGGTCGTTTTCTTGTAGTAGGAGTAAACCGCACCAAAGATCAAGACAATGATTGGCATTCGCCAATTATATTAATAGATATCAAATCAAAGAAAGAAACCGTAATAGCTAATGAAGAAGGGTATATTGGAGGAGCAGCTTTTTCATTTGACGATCGTTATATAGCATTTGTTAGTAGCGACTTTACTTATCGAAATGCAGGTCATGCACATCTTTATATTTATGATGTAGAGCAAAAACGTTATTGGAATTTAACGGAATCGCTAGATCTTCCAATAGGTGATTATTCGGTAGCAGATGTTCAACAAAACGTTTCAGCTCCAAGTTTAGTTTGGACTGAAGCAAACGATCTATACTTCCAGTTATCCACTTCAGGAGATGTGCGTTTATATTATGCTACATTAGAAGGTGCTATTTATCCTGCGAGTCCAGAAGACGAGCATGTCTATGGGTATGATGTATCTAGGAAAGGTGATATAGCTATACTTGCGATTAGTAATCCTGTTTTTCCAGGAGAATTATTTAAATATGAAATTGCGTTAGGAGAAAGAAAGCAAATAACGTATTTTAATGATGAATGGTTACAAGAAGTGAAAGTTGTCGAACCGCAGCCAATTAGTTATGAAGGATCTAATGGGTGGACCATTCATGGATGGTTGATGAAACCTGCTAACTACAAAGAAGGTGAAAAGTATCCATTAATTGTTGAGATTCATGGCGGTCCACATACTATGTATGCAAATACTTTCTTTCATGAATTACAGTTATTGGCGGCTCAAGGATACGGCGTGTTATATGTAAATCCAAGAGGCAGTCATGGTTATAGCCAACAATTTGTGAATGCATGTCGTAATGATTATGGCGGTGGTGATTATGAAGATATTATGGCAGGAGTAGACTATGTTCTTGCACAAAATAATTGGATCAATGCAACGCGGTTAGGTGTAACCGGAGGCAGTTACGGTGGTTTTATGACCAACTGGATTGTAGGGCATACAAATCGTTTCAAAGCTGCGGTTACACAACGTTCTATTTCCAATTGGATTAGCTTCTTTGGTGTTTCTGATATTGGTTATTACTTTACAGAATGGCAAATTGGGAAAGATATGAACGATATAGATAAATTATGGAATCATTCACCTTTAAAATATGCGAATCACGTTGCAACGCCTTTGCTTATATTACATGGAGAAAAAGATGATCGTTGTCCAATTGAACAGGCTGAACAATTCTATATAACATTAAAATCTATGGGGAAAGTCACTCAATTTGTACGCTTCCCAAAAGCTGATCATAATTTATCCCGTGAAGGTATTCCAAATTTAAGACAACAACGTCTGGAACACATTATAGATTGGTTTAAAGAATACCTATAATGATTGCTTGTAAAATTAGTGTAAAGTTAATGGGAATCTAGCAACTTTCCTTCTAACCAATCGTTACTATTAAAAGAACGCATGTGAAAACTGTGACATAAAACAAATTTAATAGTATGATGAATAAGAAAATTCATGGATTGTGAGTGGAAGTAATGATTGATCTGATAAGAAGTTTGTTTGATTTTATTATGCACATTGATGTGCATTTAAGAGACATTGTTACCCAATATCATGGGTGGGTATACGGCATTGTATTTTTAATTGTATTTATTGAAAC
This window of the Rummeliibacillus pycnus genome carries:
- a CDS encoding fatty acid--CoA ligase family protein, whose product is MNLVSAVYKTSTEKAEKVAYHFGGKDTTYAEFEDSVSKMATTLKELGVEKGDHVAFLLGNTPHFVISLYATMRIGATAIPINPLYTPDEITYIIRNGDVKTVIALDALLPLVETCITVFPDVHSYVVCETKPDTIEKMQTLPQNVREKVYSFTQLIAKSEPTVKPEEIDENDTAIILYTSGTTGHPKGAMLTHKNLYSNARDVSEYLQFNANDRVITTLPVFHVFALTVAVNAPLLTSAQLIILPSFSPKEIFRIGKELRPTVFAGVPTMFNFLYQFPEGHPEDLKSLRLAISGGSSMPVALLHNFEEKFNVRVSEGYGLSEASPVTCFNPLDRDRKAGSIGTNIVNVVNKVVNEFGEEVPVGEVGELVVKGPNVMKGYYKMPEETAVAIRDGWLYTGDLARMDEEGYFFIVDRKKDMIIVGGYNVYPREVEEVLYSNPGVLEAAVVGIPDPNLGEEVLAYVVLKDKSITVEDLHEYCKQHLVKYKCPKEILLLDELPKNTTGKILRRNLKDQALSRA
- a CDS encoding amino acid permease, producing MNKKPQLQRGLESRHITLMSLGAAIGVGLFLGSAGAIQLAGPAILIAYALGGIVIFIIMRALGEMAVENPVAGSFSRYARDYLGPLAGFITGWNYWFLWIVTCMAEITAVGIYMQLWFPGSPKWLWALIALIVMTIVNLIAVKTFGEFEFWFAFIKIFAIIAMIVIGLGIILFGIGNDGIAVGFSNLWGHGGFMPNGIKGIFMSLPIVMFAYLGVEMIGTTAGEAKNPKKVIPHAIDTVLWRILIFYIGALTIIMSIYPWNEINTNNSPFVLMFSQVGIRYAAGIINFVVLTAALSSCNSGIFSTGRMLFNLAEQNQAPAIFKKVGRGGVPTVAILASTFVLLIGVVLNYFVAEKVFTWLTSISTFGAIWTWMIILISQFKFRKSLTKTQVSKLTYKAFWYPFGSYLAIVFLLLVVALMGIFPDTQIALIVGPIWILALVILYYAKYKKA
- a CDS encoding S9 family peptidase, translated to MKRILEKEDLYKLTSISSPVLSPNGQEAVAIRTIMDQGKNKYLSYLIHIHVDTNEVSQWTFSEERISALSWSPDGNFVAFLSTRDKQKQLFILSKNGGEAKQITKFVDGVNSYLWDPSNEKIWFSANVQEGKEFTEAKEEKKDELPTAYVVEGMRYKMNGVGLIKRKSYNQIGVVSLADLHVSRFITDTYNYSLLSISHDGRFLVVGVNRTKDQDNDWHSPIILIDIKSKKETVIANEEGYIGGAAFSFDDRYIAFVSSDFTYRNAGHAHLYIYDVEQKRYWNLTESLDLPIGDYSVADVQQNVSAPSLVWTEANDLYFQLSTSGDVRLYYATLEGAIYPASPEDEHVYGYDVSRKGDIAILAISNPVFPGELFKYEIALGERKQITYFNDEWLQEVKVVEPQPISYEGSNGWTIHGWLMKPANYKEGEKYPLIVEIHGGPHTMYANTFFHELQLLAAQGYGVLYVNPRGSHGYSQQFVNACRNDYGGGDYEDIMAGVDYVLAQNNWINATRLGVTGGSYGGFMTNWIVGHTNRFKAAVTQRSISNWISFFGVSDIGYYFTEWQIGKDMNDIDKLWNHSPLKYANHVATPLLILHGEKDDRCPIEQAEQFYITLKSMGKVTQFVRFPKADHNLSREGIPNLRQQRLEHIIDWFKEYL